The following proteins are encoded in a genomic region of Papaver somniferum cultivar HN1 unplaced genomic scaffold, ASM357369v1 unplaced-scaffold_10, whole genome shotgun sequence:
- the LOC113326423 gene encoding protein SUPPRESSOR OF K(+) TRANSPORT GROWTH DEFECT 1-like yields MRHFVIELLKKSPSPSFALPCARLRNFYKISFYLVSKWMGENENLVSKLFQMSRDSAPSIIFVDEINYLCCQRGEGNESEASRRIKTKLLLQMQGVGNNDEKVFFLAATNTPYSLDQAIRRRFDKRIYTPLLDLKAMQHMFKVHLGDTPHNLIESDFEDLARKIDGFSGSDFAVVVKDVMFEPVRKTQVAMFFYKNDNMWIPCGPKQPGAIQTTMQELDAQGLASQIVPPPIQRTDYDKVLARQRPTMRKKDLDLHERFTKEFGEEG; encoded by the exons ATGAGGCATTTTGTTATTGAGCTTCTTAAAAAATCCCCATCACCATCTTTTGCCTTGCCTTGTGCGAGGCTTCGCAATTTTTATAaaatttctttt TACCTGGTCTCAAAGTGGATGGGTGAAAATGAGAATCTTGTTTCCAAACTTTTCCAGATGTCTCGTGACAGTGCTCCCTCCATCATTTTCGTCGATGAAATCAATTATTTATGTTGCCAGCGTGGGGAGGGAAATGAGAGTGAAGCTTCTCGACGGATCAAAACAAAACTTCTTCTACAGATGCAG GGTGTTGGAAACAATGATGAGAAAGTTTTCTTTCTTGCAGCCACAAATACACCTTATTCGCTGGACCAG GCCATTCGTAGGCGATTTGACAAGAGGATTTACACCCCTCTTCTTGATTTGAAGGCCATGCAACATATGTTCAAG GTGCATCTTGGAGATACCCCCCATAATTTGATTGAAAGTGACTTCGAGGACCTAGCTCGCAAAATAGATGGTTTCTCTGGTTCTGATTTTGCAGTTGTT GTCAAAGATGTCATGTTTGAACCTGTTCGTAAAACTCAGGTTGCGATGTTCTTTTATAAGAACGATAACATGTGGATCCCATGTGGCCCGAAGCAACCTGGAGCCATTCAGACTACAATGCAAGAACTTGATGCACAAGGCCTTGCCTCACAG ATCGTACCTCCGCCAATTCAAAGAACAGATTACGATAAAGTACTAGCGAGACAGAGGCCAACAATGAGAAAAAAGGACCTAGACCTGCATGAAAGATTCACGAAGGAGTTTGGAGAGGAAGGCTGA